A genomic region of Pseudomonas frederiksbergensis contains the following coding sequences:
- a CDS encoding undecaprenyl-diphosphate phosphatase, with protein sequence MTNVCTSGLDIGFASLDYLQIGILGIIQGITELLPISSTAHMRIVPALLGWPDPGSAFSAAMQLAALAAVVSYFWRDVREVVTGSIGAVRQRDYSNQSFKLAVAIVLATIPIGIAGLALSSLLNTCNSPLRGLMVIGISCVVMAVLLAAAELSCRHQRVVGQMRLRDALIVGIAQIGALIPGVSRSGSTLTAALFLNFKREEAARFSFLLGLPAIALAGLKELWVLYHAQIPAEAWSHLIFGLVIASVSAFCAIWGLMKFLERFSTWPFVIYRAVLGVFLIVAVSTGLLS encoded by the coding sequence TTGACAAACGTCTGTACCAGCGGCCTTGATATTGGCTTTGCTTCTCTGGATTACCTGCAAATTGGCATCCTGGGCATCATTCAAGGCATCACCGAGCTATTACCCATTTCATCCACTGCGCACATGCGAATCGTACCCGCCCTTCTCGGCTGGCCCGATCCCGGCTCGGCGTTTTCCGCCGCGATGCAACTGGCCGCGCTGGCCGCGGTCGTCAGCTACTTCTGGCGTGATGTACGGGAAGTCGTCACTGGAAGCATCGGCGCCGTGCGGCAGCGTGATTACAGCAACCAGTCGTTCAAGCTGGCCGTTGCCATTGTGCTGGCGACCATCCCGATCGGCATCGCGGGCCTGGCCTTGTCCTCGCTGCTCAATACGTGCAATTCACCCTTGAGAGGCCTGATGGTGATTGGTATCTCGTGCGTGGTGATGGCCGTTTTGCTGGCAGCGGCAGAGCTCAGCTGCCGCCATCAGCGCGTCGTGGGCCAAATGCGCCTGCGGGATGCATTGATCGTCGGTATTGCGCAGATTGGCGCGCTGATACCGGGTGTTTCCCGCTCGGGTTCAACGCTCACCGCAGCGCTTTTTCTCAACTTCAAACGCGAAGAAGCCGCGCGCTTCTCATTCCTGCTTGGGTTGCCCGCTATCGCGTTGGCCGGCTTGAAAGAGCTGTGGGTGCTGTATCATGCACAGATCCCGGCCGAAGCGTGGTCGCACCTGATTTTCGGGTTGGTGATCGCCAGCGTGTCGGCGTTTTGCGCCATCTGGGGCCTGATGAAGTTCCTGGAAAGGTTTTCCACCTGGCCCTTCGTTATCTACCGGGCGGTACTGGGTGTTTTCCTGATTGTCGCGGTCAGTACCGGGCTGTTGAGCTAA